A single window of Echinimonas agarilytica DNA harbors:
- a CDS encoding SPFH domain-containing protein, with the protein MSGLPILPLVIVVFVLFIAFSGIVSVKQGFEYTIERFGKFTRSLKPGLHFIVPFVDRIGYKVNVMEQVLDIPSQEVISADNAMVNIDALLFFVPVDAAKSVYEVNHLHHALRNLAMTNIRTVLGSMELDRMLSERDEINSRLLHVVDTAAEPWGVKVVRIEIKDIAPPQDLVDAMANQMKAERDKRASILEAEGKRQAAILNAEGEKLSQILEAEGRKESAFRDAEAREREAQAEAEATRMVSEAIAAGNPQALNYFIAQSYVTSLEKMASADNHKVIMMPLEASGVLGAVEGVRELLQGMQK; encoded by the coding sequence ATGTCTGGATTACCCATATTGCCATTGGTCATTGTGGTCTTTGTTTTATTCATTGCCTTCTCTGGCATTGTTAGTGTGAAACAGGGGTTCGAATACACCATCGAACGCTTTGGTAAATTTACTCGATCTTTAAAGCCTGGATTGCACTTTATTGTGCCTTTTGTCGATCGCATTGGTTACAAAGTGAATGTGATGGAGCAAGTGCTCGACATCCCTTCTCAAGAAGTCATTAGTGCTGATAACGCCATGGTCAACATTGACGCCTTGCTGTTCTTTGTGCCGGTAGATGCCGCTAAGTCTGTATATGAAGTGAATCATTTACACCATGCGTTGCGTAACCTCGCCATGACCAATATTCGTACCGTTCTGGGTTCTATGGAGCTGGATCGTATGCTCAGTGAGCGTGACGAAATCAATTCACGTTTACTCCACGTTGTAGACACCGCCGCTGAGCCTTGGGGTGTTAAAGTCGTCCGAATTGAAATTAAAGACATTGCTCCGCCGCAAGACTTGGTGGATGCCATGGCCAACCAAATGAAGGCTGAACGTGATAAGCGTGCCTCAATTTTAGAAGCGGAAGGCAAGCGCCAAGCCGCAATTTTAAACGCCGAAGGTGAGAAGTTATCTCAAATTCTAGAAGCCGAAGGCCGTAAAGAGTCAGCATTCCGTGATGCTGAAGCGCGTGAACGTGAAGCCCAAGCCGAAGCCGAAGCCACCCGTATGGTCTCCGAAGCAATTGCCGCAGGTAACCCCCAAGCATTGAATTACTTCATTGCACAGAGCTATGTCACTTCACTGGAAAAAATGGCCTCTGCCGATAACCATAAAGTCATCATGATGCCACTTGAAGCAAGCGGCGTGCTTGGGGCTGTGGAAGGTGTTCGAGAGCTACTCCAAGGCATGCAAAAATAA
- the queG gene encoding tRNA epoxyqueuosine(34) reductase QueG: MSTPSETDLIKLANNIRQWAKELGLNDVGISDIDLSENREAIETWLENGYHGTMSFLERNGELRLDPSLLHPGTVRVISVRMDYLPEHARFASDLEQRDHAYISRYAVGRDYHKVMRKRIKQLGDRIAQEVESLNARPFVDSAPVLERPIAQKAGLGWIGKHSLLLNAQSGSWFFLGELMVNLPLPVTSDAIQENQCGECVACIKICPTDAIVSPYTVDARRCISYLTIEHEGSIDEALRPLMGNRIYGCDDCQLICPWNRHAEISPEPDYQHRAIWDDHSLITLFQWSEDEFLSHTAGSPIRRIGFERWQRNIAIAIGNASASEAHIAALQQPRQCVSDVVDEHIDWALQRQQQALSAATRKTARLIRSVRQGLPRDAD, from the coding sequence ATGTCGACACCGAGTGAAACAGATCTAATTAAACTGGCAAACAATATCAGGCAGTGGGCCAAAGAGCTAGGCCTCAACGATGTTGGAATCAGTGACATTGACCTTTCAGAGAACCGTGAAGCCATTGAAACTTGGCTTGAAAATGGTTACCACGGCACTATGAGCTTTCTAGAGCGCAATGGTGAGTTGAGACTCGATCCGTCCTTGCTGCATCCGGGGACAGTTCGCGTTATTTCAGTCCGCATGGATTACCTACCGGAGCATGCGCGATTTGCTTCAGATCTTGAGCAACGCGATCATGCCTACATTAGCCGCTATGCCGTGGGACGCGACTATCACAAGGTCATGCGTAAACGCATTAAACAATTGGGCGACCGTATTGCTCAAGAGGTTGAATCTCTAAATGCTCGCCCCTTTGTCGATTCAGCCCCTGTTCTTGAACGTCCCATAGCCCAAAAAGCGGGGTTAGGTTGGATTGGCAAACATTCATTACTGCTCAATGCTCAATCAGGCAGCTGGTTTTTTTTGGGAGAATTGATGGTCAATCTCCCACTGCCTGTTACGTCTGATGCCATTCAAGAAAATCAGTGCGGCGAATGTGTCGCCTGCATTAAAATATGCCCAACGGATGCTATTGTTTCACCTTATACGGTTGATGCTCGCCGCTGCATCTCCTATCTCACGATAGAACACGAGGGGTCAATTGACGAAGCTCTGCGGCCGCTTATGGGCAATCGCATATACGGTTGCGATGACTGCCAGCTCATTTGTCCTTGGAATCGCCACGCCGAGATTTCACCTGAACCCGACTATCAGCATCGGGCGATTTGGGACGACCACAGTTTAATCACCTTATTTCAGTGGTCCGAAGATGAGTTTTTGAGTCACACTGCAGGCTCACCCATCCGTCGAATAGGCTTTGAACGTTGGCAACGAAATATCGCTATTGCCATTGGTAATGCATCTGCATCTGAGGCTCATATTGCAGCCCTTCAGCAACCGCGCCAATGTGTTAGCGATGTGGTGGATGAACACATCGACTGGGCGTTGCAACGGCAGCAACAAGCGCTATCTGCCGCCACACGCAAGACCGCTCGTTTAATTCGTAGCGTGCGCCAAGGCTTACCCCGCGACGCCGACTAA
- a CDS encoding NAD(P)H-hydrate dehydratase, with protein sequence MTGYELSPTSLPYKLYTGDQVRKYEPVAAQIAGATLAALMERAGEACFNAIRRRWQNKQRLLILCGRGNNGGDGYVVARLAKQHSFGVQLVQVGDPNALSGEVAQARDKWLQIGGQILPFDEANIEQADIVVDALLGTGLNRPVEPPFDYMIQVINQLNKPVCAVDIPSGVCANTGRVLGDAVVADLSVSFVARKRGMYTGRAADFVGDIEFDELGIRQAFQDQVESNVEQVRYANFKHFLRPRNRTYHKGMCGKVYVVGGDLGMPGAIRLAAEACQRAGASIVTVVSRPEHIGPILSHRPELIVSGAQTAGAILRQQLAAAAKVIVVGPGMGTENWGQSMLQMCLETDVPLVVDADGLNILAATPSKRDNWILTPHPGEAARLLDTSVEAIEDDRFAAATQLQAKYGGVVILKGAGTVVTDGNMIRICRVGNPGMASGGMGDILSGIIGSLLAQGIPAFEAACLAVCIHGDAADLAAEVGERGMLASDLYPHVRRLVNPSSD encoded by the coding sequence ATGACTGGATACGAACTTTCTCCGACGAGTTTACCATATAAGCTCTATACCGGAGACCAAGTAAGAAAATATGAGCCAGTGGCGGCTCAAATTGCAGGCGCGACTTTGGCTGCGCTCATGGAGCGCGCGGGCGAAGCTTGCTTTAACGCGATTCGTCGTCGCTGGCAAAACAAGCAACGCTTGTTGATTTTATGCGGCCGAGGCAATAATGGTGGCGACGGCTACGTGGTGGCTCGTTTGGCCAAGCAGCACAGCTTCGGTGTGCAGTTGGTGCAAGTGGGAGACCCGAATGCACTCAGTGGCGAAGTCGCTCAAGCTCGCGACAAGTGGCTACAAATAGGCGGACAAATCTTACCTTTTGATGAAGCCAACATTGAGCAGGCCGATATTGTGGTAGATGCGTTACTGGGTACTGGATTAAACCGACCAGTCGAGCCGCCGTTCGATTACATGATCCAAGTGATCAATCAGCTCAATAAACCGGTCTGTGCGGTGGATATTCCATCAGGCGTTTGCGCCAATACCGGTCGAGTGCTGGGCGATGCTGTGGTGGCCGATTTGAGCGTATCGTTTGTGGCGCGCAAGCGTGGCATGTACACCGGCCGCGCAGCCGACTTTGTGGGCGATATCGAATTCGATGAGCTGGGTATTCGTCAAGCCTTTCAAGATCAAGTCGAAAGTAATGTTGAACAAGTCCGCTATGCGAACTTCAAACATTTTCTCCGCCCCCGAAATCGAACATATCACAAAGGCATGTGTGGCAAAGTTTATGTAGTAGGTGGCGACTTAGGCATGCCTGGCGCAATTCGCTTGGCGGCCGAAGCATGCCAGCGAGCAGGAGCGTCGATTGTCACTGTGGTCAGTCGTCCAGAGCATATTGGCCCTATTTTGTCGCATCGCCCTGAACTCATTGTCTCGGGCGCGCAAACCGCAGGGGCAATTTTACGCCAGCAATTGGCGGCGGCCGCGAAGGTGATTGTGGTAGGCCCAGGCATGGGCACTGAAAACTGGGGCCAGTCAATGCTCCAAATGTGTTTAGAAACCGATGTGCCATTAGTGGTGGACGCAGACGGCTTGAATATATTGGCCGCCACACCTTCAAAACGCGACAACTGGATTTTAACTCCGCATCCGGGGGAAGCTGCTCGTTTACTCGACACCTCCGTTGAAGCCATCGAAGATGATCGCTTTGCTGCCGCGACTCAGTTGCAGGCTAAGTATGGCGGCGTGGTCATCCTCAAAGGTGCGGGTACAGTGGTTACTGATGGCAACATGATTCGAATTTGCCGCGTGGGCAATCCGGGCATGGCAAGCGGCGGCATGGGGGACATTCTCAGTGGTATCATTGGAAGCTTGCTTGCACAAGGTATTCCAGCATTTGAAGCGGCTTGTTTGGCAGTTTGTATCCATGGTGATGCGGCTGATTTGGCAGCAGAAGTGGGTGAACGAGGCATGCTCGCCAGTGACTTGTATCCGCATGTTCGTCGTTTAGTGAACCCAAGCAGTGACTAA
- the tsaE gene encoding tRNA (adenosine(37)-N6)-threonylcarbamoyltransferase complex ATPase subunit type 1 TsaE: protein MNDCLIINLADEVATMALGKDLAAHVALPNVIFLHGDLGAGKTTLSRGVMRGFGHKGTVKSPTYTLVEPYEFDSAQVYHFDLYRLSDPEELEFMGIREYFTQTSLCLVEWPECGEGVLPPADIEITLKYEAEGRTAQLLAHSDNGKRTLEALSKHY, encoded by the coding sequence ATGAACGATTGTTTAATCATAAATTTGGCTGACGAAGTAGCGACAATGGCGCTGGGCAAGGACCTTGCTGCTCATGTCGCCCTCCCAAACGTGATATTTTTGCATGGTGATTTGGGCGCAGGTAAAACAACATTAAGTCGCGGAGTGATGCGTGGCTTTGGTCATAAAGGCACGGTGAAAAGTCCGACCTATACCTTGGTTGAGCCCTATGAATTTGACAGTGCCCAAGTTTACCATTTCGATTTGTATCGATTGTCGGACCCCGAAGAACTCGAGTTTATGGGGATCCGTGAATACTTCACACAAACGAGTTTGTGTTTGGTTGAATGGCCTGAGTGCGGTGAGGGAGTCTTGCCGCCCGCAGATATTGAGATTACATTAAAGTATGAAGCTGAAGGGCGCACCGCACAGTTGCTTGCTCATTCGGACAACGGAAAACGCACGTTAGAGGCGTTGTCCAAACACTATTAG
- a CDS encoding N-acetylmuramoyl-L-alanine amidase: MMMTLSGTAWAANQLKSVRVWPSPDSTRIVFDMAEQPSYSHFSLTNPNRLVIDLKSTATKIDFSSIKADGKLVTKVRTSSAPEKGTLRVVLELTRPVKPVLFPLSPTKPYGNRLVIDAFDTREPAKAVTAEEKAGKNRDIIIAVDAGHGGEDPGSIGPGKRYEKKITLEVSKRLARYIDSQKGMKAIMVRTGDYYLHPNKRSDVAREKQADLLISIHADAFTSPKPRGGSVWVLSMRRANSEIGRWMEQTERHSELLGGAAEVIENTNSEKFVARALLDMSMDRSMVESQAVAERVVKEMTKVTKMHKRKPVAASLAVLKSPDIPSILVEIGFISNPTEAKLLSTASHQDKLARAIFRGTADYFKAVPPSGTYFAAQSAERHTVKSGESLSVIASRYNVSVRDLKNTNNLKSDVVRIGQVLKIPSGS; this comes from the coding sequence ATGATGATGACTCTATCTGGGACTGCTTGGGCAGCTAACCAGCTTAAAAGTGTGCGTGTTTGGCCGTCACCCGACAGTACTCGAATCGTGTTTGATATGGCCGAGCAGCCTTCATACAGCCACTTCAGCCTGACGAACCCCAATCGCCTCGTCATTGATTTGAAAAGCACGGCAACAAAAATAGATTTCAGCAGTATCAAGGCCGACGGCAAGCTAGTCACCAAAGTCCGCACCTCGTCCGCACCTGAAAAAGGTACCTTGCGCGTTGTGCTAGAACTAACTCGCCCTGTGAAGCCTGTCTTATTTCCACTCTCGCCCACCAAACCCTACGGCAATCGGTTAGTCATTGACGCCTTTGACACCCGTGAACCTGCCAAAGCAGTGACTGCCGAGGAAAAAGCCGGTAAAAATCGGGATATTATTATTGCTGTTGATGCAGGGCACGGCGGAGAAGACCCTGGCTCCATTGGGCCCGGAAAGCGCTACGAGAAAAAGATAACCCTAGAAGTTTCTAAACGACTTGCACGCTATATCGATAGCCAAAAAGGCATGAAAGCCATTATGGTGCGGACCGGCGATTACTATTTGCATCCGAATAAGCGCTCTGATGTGGCACGTGAGAAACAAGCCGATTTGCTCATTTCTATTCACGCTGACGCGTTTACCTCTCCCAAACCGAGAGGTGGGTCTGTGTGGGTATTGTCCATGCGCCGAGCCAATTCAGAAATTGGACGCTGGATGGAGCAAACCGAACGGCACTCTGAATTGCTAGGCGGTGCTGCGGAAGTGATTGAAAATACCAATAGCGAGAAGTTTGTTGCTCGGGCGCTATTAGATATGTCGATGGACCGCTCTATGGTTGAAAGCCAAGCCGTTGCTGAACGCGTAGTGAAAGAAATGACGAAAGTCACCAAAATGCACAAGCGTAAACCTGTGGCCGCAAGTTTGGCGGTGCTGAAGTCGCCCGATATTCCATCTATTTTGGTCGAGATTGGGTTCATTTCAAATCCAACAGAAGCCAAATTGCTCTCCACCGCCAGCCATCAAGACAAACTCGCACGCGCTATTTTTCGGGGCACCGCTGACTATTTTAAAGCTGTACCACCTTCCGGTACCTATTTTGCCGCACAGTCGGCCGAGCGCCATACTGTGAAAAGTGGTGAGTCTTTGTCGGTTATTGCTAGCCGATATAATGTTTCGGTGCGTGATCTGAAAAACACCAATAATCTAAAATCTGACGTTGTACGCATTGGTCAGGTATTAAAAATACCGAGTGGCTCATGA
- the mutL gene encoding DNA mismatch repair endonuclease MutL: MTIKILPPRLANQIAAGEVVERPASVIKELIENSLDAGATQLEVRIDQGGHKRILIRDNGSGIAKNELTLALSRHATSKVDHLDDIERIATLGFRGEALASISSVSRLTLTSKPADQTEAWLAYAEGRDMGVQIKPAAHPNGSSVEVADLFFNTPARRKFLRAEKTEFHHIEELIKRLAMARFDVGFTLIHNGKTIRNLPICKTDAQTSRRIGSICGTEFARKALYISGQSGDIQLSGWLLPPSSCAQQSPAQYTFINGRMIRDKVVTHAIRQAYAEFISDTGLSAYALYLTLPFDQVDVNVHPAKHEVRFIQSRLVHDFVVQAVQDALRQQLPLATDDEEVLAERIDYETGEVLDTSPTPEQVHRATTAPVNEPYSAPEPRYPNQTQSAPSYAREKRPTAEHWQGYNALMSPQHGVTSGPSIASSSAADSSYPATPRSTAPDALIAERTLNSTPHQLISPHHGVIFHDDKVWILDIKQAESDLHTDLQPLPWRKQPLLLPLAVAIERSQSEQWQAVSEVSERFGIEIYLQSPKKLIIRSLPALLRHNNLAKQLDALLGALQHDSEACIAQSLLSMAYGHDSWKSRANLIVEGVMQQQEPTQWLRELSAETLISLAQ, encoded by the coding sequence ATGACGATCAAAATATTACCGCCTCGCCTTGCCAACCAAATTGCAGCAGGCGAAGTGGTGGAACGCCCTGCGTCGGTGATCAAAGAGCTGATTGAAAACAGCCTTGATGCAGGAGCAACACAGCTTGAGGTGCGAATTGACCAAGGCGGTCATAAACGGATTCTGATCCGAGACAATGGCAGTGGAATTGCCAAAAATGAGCTCACGCTTGCGTTAAGTCGTCATGCGACCAGTAAGGTTGATCACCTTGATGACATTGAACGAATTGCCACATTGGGCTTTCGAGGAGAGGCGCTGGCGAGTATCAGTTCAGTCTCGCGGCTCACTCTAACCTCCAAACCGGCTGATCAAACGGAAGCTTGGTTGGCGTACGCCGAAGGGCGCGATATGGGGGTACAAATCAAACCCGCAGCGCACCCCAACGGCAGCAGTGTGGAAGTGGCGGACCTTTTCTTCAATACGCCTGCTCGCCGCAAATTCTTGCGGGCAGAAAAAACGGAATTTCATCATATTGAAGAGCTGATAAAACGCCTGGCAATGGCACGTTTTGATGTGGGTTTCACGCTTATTCATAACGGCAAAACCATTCGCAATTTGCCGATCTGCAAAACAGATGCGCAAACTTCTCGTAGAATTGGCAGTATTTGTGGAACCGAGTTTGCTCGCAAAGCTCTTTATATTTCAGGGCAAAGTGGTGACATTCAATTGTCGGGGTGGCTTTTGCCTCCGAGCTCTTGTGCTCAGCAAAGTCCTGCGCAGTATACCTTTATTAACGGCCGCATGATTCGCGATAAAGTGGTGACGCATGCCATCCGTCAGGCCTACGCTGAGTTTATTTCAGACACCGGGCTTTCGGCATATGCGTTGTACTTAACCTTGCCGTTTGACCAAGTGGATGTGAATGTTCATCCGGCCAAACACGAAGTGCGGTTTATTCAGTCGCGCTTGGTGCATGACTTTGTGGTGCAAGCAGTACAAGATGCGTTGCGCCAGCAATTGCCACTTGCAACAGACGACGAAGAAGTGCTAGCAGAGCGCATTGACTACGAGACAGGGGAAGTGCTCGATACATCACCAACGCCTGAACAGGTTCATCGAGCCACAACAGCGCCAGTGAACGAACCTTATTCAGCCCCTGAACCTAGATACCCAAACCAAACGCAATCTGCACCTTCATATGCCCGAGAAAAACGGCCAACGGCAGAGCATTGGCAAGGCTATAACGCCTTAATGAGCCCGCAGCATGGAGTGACTTCTGGGCCATCAATAGCAAGTTCTAGCGCCGCAGATTCTTCTTACCCTGCAACCCCGCGCTCAACGGCTCCTGACGCCCTAATCGCTGAGCGTACGCTGAATTCGACGCCTCACCAGCTTATTTCACCGCATCACGGCGTGATTTTTCATGATGATAAGGTTTGGATACTCGACATCAAACAGGCCGAATCGGATCTTCACACCGATCTACAACCGCTACCTTGGCGCAAACAGCCACTGTTATTGCCGCTTGCAGTGGCCATTGAACGTTCACAAAGTGAACAGTGGCAGGCTGTTTCTGAGGTTTCTGAACGCTTTGGCATTGAAATTTACCTACAAAGCCCCAAGAAACTAATTATCCGCAGTTTGCCGGCATTGCTTCGTCACAATAATTTGGCCAAGCAGTTGGACGCTCTGCTTGGCGCATTGCAACATGATTCAGAGGCGTGTATTGCTCAGTCGTTATTGTCTATGGCCTATGGTCACGACAGTTGGAAATCACGAGCTAACCTGATAGTTGAAGGCGTAATGCAGCAACAAGAACCGACTCAGTGGTTACGTGAATTAAGCGCCGAAACCCTAATTTCACTGGCCCAATAA
- the miaA gene encoding tRNA (adenosine(37)-N6)-dimethylallyltransferase MiaA, with amino-acid sequence MGPTASGKTDLAIALAEHHNCELISVDSALVYRGMNIGTAKPTTQEQLRAPHRLIDIRDPSEPYSAADFRTDALAHMAEITAAGKTPVLVGGTMLYFKALLEGLSSLPSADPQIREQIAAEAADKGWQTLHDELAQVDPVAAARIHPNDPQRLNRAIEVYRISGETMTSHLERQQQTMPEYRFVQFAIAPADRSMLHERIERRFKLMLEAGFQAEVEALFKRKELHTELPSIRSVGYRQMWSYLAGDLDYDEMVFRGIVATRQLAKRQMTWLNGWPDVHWLDTHSETNLADLLSICSLR; translated from the coding sequence ATGGGGCCTACGGCTTCAGGTAAAACAGATCTTGCCATCGCGTTGGCCGAGCATCATAACTGTGAGCTGATCAGTGTGGATTCGGCTCTGGTTTATCGTGGTATGAACATTGGAACCGCGAAGCCAACCACGCAAGAGCAGCTTCGAGCACCTCATCGTTTAATTGATATTCGTGACCCGAGCGAACCTTATTCGGCAGCCGACTTTCGCACTGATGCATTGGCGCACATGGCCGAAATCACGGCGGCAGGCAAAACGCCAGTTTTGGTAGGCGGCACCATGCTTTATTTCAAAGCATTGCTGGAAGGCTTGTCGAGTCTGCCTAGTGCTGACCCACAAATCAGAGAACAAATTGCAGCAGAGGCCGCCGATAAGGGCTGGCAAACTTTGCACGATGAATTAGCGCAAGTCGATCCTGTGGCGGCAGCTCGTATTCATCCGAATGATCCGCAGCGTTTAAATCGAGCCATTGAAGTGTATCGAATCTCAGGTGAGACTATGACGTCTCACCTTGAACGGCAGCAACAAACGATGCCCGAATATCGCTTTGTACAGTTTGCCATTGCTCCGGCTGACCGTTCCATGTTGCACGAACGCATTGAGCGCCGATTTAAGCTGATGCTTGAGGCAGGTTTTCAAGCTGAAGTGGAAGCTTTATTTAAACGAAAAGAGCTACATACGGAACTACCGTCTATTCGAAGTGTCGGATACAGGCAGATGTGGTCGTATTTAGCCGGCGATCTTGACTATGATGAAATGGTCTTTCGCGGAATTGTAGCAACGCGCCAGCTTGCAAAACGTCAAATGACGTGGCTGAACGGGTGGCCTGATGTGCATTGGCTAGATACACATTCAGAGACAAATTTAGCTGATTTACTGTCCATATGCAGCCTTCGCTAG
- the hfq gene encoding RNA chaperone Hfq yields MAKGQSLQDPFLNALRRERIPVSIYLVNGIKLQGQIESFDQFVILLKNTVNQMVYKHAISTVVPARPVSHVTQPQHGGKGESDGSDE; encoded by the coding sequence ATGGCTAAAGGGCAATCATTACAAGACCCGTTTTTGAATGCGCTACGCAGAGAACGTATTCCTGTCTCAATTTACCTCGTAAACGGTATTAAATTACAAGGCCAAATTGAATCTTTTGACCAGTTTGTCATTCTGCTGAAGAACACTGTAAACCAAATGGTATACAAGCATGCGATTTCAACTGTCGTTCCAGCACGACCAGTTTCTCATGTCACTCAGCCGCAGCATGGCGGAAAAGGTGAATCTGACGGAAGTGATGAATAA
- the hflX gene encoding ribosome rescue GTPase HflX, whose protein sequence is MFDRYQAGEQAVLVHIDFTDEHEREDLRELEMLVTSAGVEVKGVVRGTRKSPHPKYFVGAGKAEEIAQAVKLYEADIIIFNHALSPAQERNLEQLCECHVLARTGLILDIFAQRARTHEGKLQVELAQLRHISTRLVRGWTHLERQKGGIGMRGPGETQLETDRRLIRARIDNITGRLEKVSKQREQGRRSRQRAEVPTVSLVGYTNAGKSSLFNQITDAGVYAADQLFATLDPTLRKIEVEDVGPTILADTVGFIRHLPHDLVAAFKATLKETQEAELLLHVYDGADDRFSENIDQVNDVLEEIDAGEVPVLLVCNKIDLLEGALPRIDRDEDGMPWRVWVSAQEGLGIELLFQALKERLGRNMVEYTLRIPPAQGKLRGMLYQKHVVQDEQYTEQGESELVIRIQVAAWKSLLKRDYPQANDYIISEKID, encoded by the coding sequence TTGTTTGATCGTTATCAGGCCGGTGAACAGGCAGTTCTTGTTCACATTGACTTCACCGACGAGCACGAGCGAGAAGATTTGCGCGAGCTCGAAATGCTAGTGACTTCCGCTGGCGTTGAGGTGAAAGGCGTGGTTCGGGGGACGCGTAAGTCCCCCCATCCAAAATATTTTGTAGGGGCCGGTAAAGCCGAAGAAATTGCCCAAGCCGTTAAACTCTACGAAGCCGATATCATTATTTTTAATCATGCATTGTCACCTGCTCAAGAACGCAATCTCGAGCAGTTGTGTGAATGTCATGTGCTTGCAAGAACAGGATTGATCCTCGATATCTTTGCTCAACGCGCACGAACGCATGAGGGTAAGTTGCAAGTCGAGTTGGCTCAGTTGCGCCATATTTCTACTCGACTTGTGCGAGGTTGGACCCACCTTGAGCGTCAAAAAGGTGGGATCGGGATGCGCGGTCCGGGTGAAACTCAGCTCGAAACCGATCGACGTTTGATTCGAGCTCGTATCGACAACATCACCGGACGACTGGAAAAAGTATCGAAGCAACGCGAACAAGGGCGTCGCTCGCGTCAGCGTGCTGAGGTGCCAACCGTTTCGTTGGTGGGTTATACCAATGCCGGTAAATCGTCGCTGTTTAATCAAATCACAGACGCCGGAGTGTATGCAGCTGATCAGCTGTTTGCGACGCTCGATCCGACGCTGCGAAAAATTGAGGTTGAAGATGTTGGGCCCACAATTTTGGCGGATACCGTTGGCTTTATCCGACACTTACCGCACGACTTGGTTGCTGCATTTAAGGCAACTTTGAAAGAAACCCAAGAAGCTGAATTGTTACTACATGTGTACGATGGTGCTGATGATCGATTCTCAGAGAACATCGATCAGGTGAATGATGTTCTCGAAGAGATCGATGCCGGTGAAGTGCCCGTACTATTAGTGTGTAACAAGATTGATTTGTTGGAAGGCGCTTTGCCTCGTATTGACAGAGATGAAGACGGCATGCCTTGGCGTGTTTGGGTCTCTGCGCAAGAAGGGCTTGGTATTGAACTTCTATTTCAAGCGCTTAAAGAGCGGTTGGGAAGAAACATGGTGGAGTATACATTGCGAATCCCCCCTGCACAGGGAAAGCTTCGTGGTATGCTCTATCAAAAGCACGTTGTTCAAGATGAGCAGTACACTGAACAAGGTGAATCAGAGCTTGTGATTCGCATTCAGGTAGCGGCATGGAAATCGTTACTTAAACGCGACTATCCGCAAGCGAATGACTACATCATTTCAGAAAAAATTGATTAA